One Hyphomicrobiales bacterium genomic window carries:
- a CDS encoding transposase yields LIENFFCKLKEFKRIAMRADKTDESFKAIIHLAAAVINSR; encoded by the coding sequence CTGATCGAAAACTTCTTCTGCAAACTCAAGGAGTTCAAGCGCATCGCCATGCGCGCCGACAAAACCGACGAGAGCTTCAAAGCCATCATCCATCTCGCCGCCGCCGTCATCAACTCACGATGA